ATGTTCCCCACGAAGGTGAACTGCAGCAGTCTGAGAGGGAAGAAGAAGTTTAGAATCCCATTCGGGAttagagccagcaccccatagaGAGGAAAAGGCCTCGTGTCCCCTTCTCTGTCCCCCTGAGCCGGCTAGTTTCCTGCTCTGGGGCCAGGTTGGAGCTGGAGGGGAAAGGCCTAAGATCCCATTCCCACCCTGCTGAGCTAGCCAGTTCCCCTACCCTGGGCCTGGATCAGACTTGATgcccccctagaggggaaaggccctgtgtcccattccccaccccctgagccagccagtctctgcccaggagctgggtgggaaccagcaccccctagaggggaaaggccccatgtcccattccctggCCCCCTCACCTCTCTTTGATGATTCTGGTCCATTTCTTGGACTCCTGCATGAGGTCCCGGAGCTGGTCATTGGTGACGATGACTCCGTTAGTCTCCTCTGCCAGCCTGAGCATGAACCTAACCCAAAGGGGGCAGAGTGAGACCCCAGCACTCCAGGCCCTGCTCTGGGTTCCAGGACAAGGCTAACAGCTGGGTCCCAGGTGCTGGCTGTACCCAACACTGACCACAAGGTGGCGGCAGCACCACAGGAGTAGAACCATAGTCCCCTATAGGGAAGCAGTGTGATAATGAGGTGATGGGCATAAGGGGGTCCCTGTCTGCCTGCTCTAAGCAGGCTGCAGGtctggagtgaggggcaccacGGAGCTGGGGGGTGGATGCCAGAGCTGGGATGGCAGGGATCCCTGGGTAAGGATTGAGAGGCCGCACAGAGCTATTTCATCCCCACCTCTGGAGCTCAGCCTTCAATTAACCCCCAGCTGCAGGGACTTTCTGCTTCACAGCCACCCCCTCGTTCCTCATGTGACCAGATAGGGGTGTAGCAGCCCCTCGCAGCTTGGAAAGCCCAGTGGGGGTGGACCTCCGAGGCCTGGCCCCTCAGCTCTCTGCCAGCTGGGCTCAGACAGCACCACATCGGTGGCTCCACTGAGTCCTCTGCTCCTGCAGGGGCAGCGTAGAGTGTGGGAGGGCTCCCCACATCAGGAGGGGGGCGGAGAGGGAGCCCCAGGTTTACCTGTCATCGTAGGATGTGATGCGCTTCCCAGCCACTTGGCGTGAGGGTGTCAGTGACAGCAAGCTCAGGTCCTGCAGCTGGGTCAGGAAATGtctctctgggggaggaggggagatggagtcAGCAAGCATGGGGCTGGAGGACAGGGTGGGGCTTTAGGAAGTGGGATCTATGAGGGTGAGCATCAAGCCCTAGGGGGCAGGGTGGTATGGGGTAACAAGAGGCCCCGGGGGGCAAGCTCATGGCAGAGTAGCGAGGGGCCCCAGGGGGCAAGCTCATGGCAGGGTAGCAAGGGGCCCCAGGGGGCCAGCCTGGTGGGGTGGTGAAGGGCCCCAGGTGGCAGGCCCGGGCAATGTCATGCAGGGCGATAAAGCTCCATCATCACCCCACCTCCCTTCTTACCTTCCACCCTGGCAACCTTCTCCATCCTCCACTGTGGCACGAAGACCGTCACCTCCCGGTGCCCACGGTCCCAGAAATACTGCACAGCCAGAGCGATGCCCCGGCAGGAGAAGAACTGGTGTAAGCCGTGCCTACAGGAGGGACGGAAGGCGATGTTGAGGCATGGAGGTGCTGGCACTGGGTTCCCCTGGCACAGCGTTGGGCAAATAGGGGAAGAGGGGCCAATGCAATAGGACAGTCCTAGAATTCTGAGCTCTACGCCAGGTGTGGGAGAGGAATTgcaagaacaaggagtaatggtctcaagttgcagtggggaaggtttaggttggatattaggaaaaactttttcactaggaggatggtgaagtactggaatgggttacctagggaagtggtggaatctccttccttagaggtttttaaggtcaggcttggcaaagccctggctgggatgatttcattggggactggtcctgctttgagcagggggttggactagatgacctcctgaggtcccttccaaccctgatattccatgattctatgaattggggCTGGTTTGGTCCTGAAGCCAAATGATGCCTATGGACTAGTCAAGTATAGGGCCTTAGGAGACCTCAAATCCAGATGAAGCCCCAAGATCAAAGGCTTGATGTTCCGATAGGCTCCAAGACTAGACTAGGCTCCAGAAACCTGAGACTGGATTGTGCATAGGCCTCAAGACTACACTATCCCTCAGGACTCTAAGCTTGTGGTGACCTCAAGACATTCCTGTGGTGACCTCAAGAGTAGACTAGGCCCTAAGGCCTACAGACAAGTCAAGCCTATGGTCTTGGGGCCTAGGTTGGTCTTGAGGGCAGGAAAATCTAACATAGAATCCTGCGGCCTAAATTGATTTTGAGGTCTATGGTCAAGACAAACATAGAGTCTTGAGGCCTACAGGAATGCCAAGTCTAGGATCTTAGTCTGATCTTGGGACCTATGGGGCAGATCAAACATAGAGATCTGGGGCCTGATCTGATCTTGAGGCCTGTAGGAAAGTGAAGCCTAGAGTCTTGGGGCCTGTTTGGGTTTTGAGGCCTAGTGAGGCCTACAGGAAAGTCAAGCCTACAGTCTTGAAGCTTAGCTGCTCTTAAGGCATATTGATGCTTAAAGGTACATCAAGCCTAGATTCTCCAGGCCTACTCTggtcctgaagtcaatggacaagTCAACCATAAAATGCTGGGGCCTAGTCTGGTCTTGAGGCCTACAAGAAAGAAAAGGCCTTGAAGCCTAGTTAAGGTGTATTGAGGCCTGCAGGCAAGTTGCAAGACCTAAGTCAATAGGGTTAAGAGGTATTCAGCTGACCAAGCATCCTGGTTTCTTAGCTGGGCTCACCACGCACCATGCCCTAGGTCTCGGAGCAAGAcgcagcaacacaggctacttaCACCATGGCTACATTGCTGCCATCGATAATGACCCTCCTTAGGTTCTTTTTCCCTGGCGTGTTGGCCAAGATGAGCTTGAAGGGTGTCCGGATGGCTTCCTTAAACCGCTGGGCTCCGGTCACCATTGGCACTGGGCCTGCTGGCACTGGGTACACATCCTCAGCTGGCTGGCTCTCCTCAGCAGCCCATGCAGGGGAAGCTACAGGGGTCACATCCATGGGGAAATCAGAGCCttctgggaggggaggtgggccACGGACTCCTCTGTGGACAGGAGACCCTCCTTTCCTCCCCGGTTCACAGTGATGTTGACCCTGGGGATACTCCTTGCCATTCGAGAGGGCCGGCTCTCCATCTCTGCAGCTGCCTCTATCCTCCAGCCTAGTTTTAACCCCAGCCTCCTCTTGGTGGTTGGCTTTCTCATTGAGCCTTCTCAGTAGGCCGGCCAAGGGGGCCCCTGTCCAGATCTCAGCCGGGATCTCGCTGGGTGAGTGGCCACAGTTGGCCGCTGCTGACTTGATGACCTCCAGCAGGTATTCGTGTTCATCTTGGGTCGTCTCTgggggcggaggaggaggagaagacgTCTCCCTTGCCCTGGACTCCTGAAAGGGCGCAGGGTCATGcccctgctgggaggaggaggccTGTTCCATCTGGACCCTGTCCAGGATTTTTGAGGGGGCTTCCCGCACACCACATTCCAATAGCACCTTCTTCACCACCCGCTCCTCGTAGCCCATGGTCTTGAAGAAGTTCAGCATGATCTTGAACTCCTTCTCCGTCCATGATGACAGGGCCCCAGCCgactgttcctcctcctcctcctggctgctctccTCCGGCCCCCTTTCCTCCACTTCTCTCATCCAGTCCTGGGTGCCGGGGAACATCAAGTCTTCTTGAGCCTGCTGGCTGCCGTCCAAACCTGGGATGGGTTTCGATGACCTCTTGTAAAGCACTGGCCTCTCGGAGGCCTCCTCCGCCAGCTTCTCCTGGTCCTGAGGACAGCCTGGGATGCCAGACCTGGAGCCCTGATGCCTGGTCTGGTCTGGAGGTCTACTGAGGTCAAAGAAGCCCTGGGGCCTAGCCCCACCTGTCGCTTTCGCTTCCCACCACTGCAGCTGGTCCCAATTGATACCTGGTGGCACCCATGCTCTATTTCTTGGTGTCCATTCCCCGACTTCCTCCTGGATGTCCCGCACTAGGCTGAGCAGCTCCTCCTTGAGTGGGGTGGGCAGGATAAGAAGGTCTATGGCATGCTTGTCATCGTGGGACTCCACCAGCTCCCGGAAGGCCTTCttcaccagagcctcctgctcctCCGGCAGCCGTGGTGCCTTCTGGTATTTCTCCACAAACTCCTGGATGCGGCTCTGGGCCATCACGAAGGCTTCGGCTAGGCCTGAGACCAGCAGGGAGCCGGGGCTGAGCAGGACCAGGTTGGCAGAGGTCCCCTTAGTGAGACAGTCCAGGAAGAGACCTTGAGCTCCCACAAAGACGCACTGCATGTCCTTAGGGTAGCAGACTTTCTCGCTCAACTCCGGGCTGCAGAGCCCCTTGATATACTCCTGGAGGACACAACACAGGGACAGGGTTAGAACGGGCTATTGCGGGACACCGGCTTCCAAGAAtgtgtcttctgctggctggaatGAGAACTTCTCACTGTGTATCATGAGCCCTGTACTACTCAGCGCTGGGCTGGGGCTTTATTTGAGGCAAAGATTGTCTGTGCAACACCTTGCACAACaaggccctgatctcggtcggagTCTGTGGAGCGCCTGGCACAATacggccctgatctcagttggggtctgtgGAGTGCCCAGAACAGTGGGGCCCTGATACATAATTATATGTTTGTATACAAACAAAATCTgcatttaaatgaatattttttaagACGCAAAACccagcactcaaaagttaggaaatgccagaatagcagatgtctgggtaatcttaactctgccccctcccacgcATACATCACCACACAGGTTTTAATTACACCATCACAGGTATCTATCTATCCTCATACAGACCCCCACTCTCTCTCTATCACTGTGTCCAGACAATCTCTACCATCTATCCATCCATGCATCCATACGCtccctatctatctatccatctatctatctccatacaccccACTAGTTGCCCTTATCACAATTAATAATGGCTACAAAGGGTGTGTGATGATGCCCCTCAACCCctacccacagccccctgctgtccggaacttaacttggctgcccctggttgtgtctagttgtacaagatggcagggtaatcggggtacagttgtgtaaaagagtaatcacagtgcaagaaatgttaggcaaaagagaattttgtgtggtaaaaggaaaaggggaggaatgatgggaacactgagccttggggtggctctgggggattagattgttgctttggtgggtgtgcatgaaaactctgtgggcatgggggaggcagttacaccttgtgtaaaattaatttggctaatatgatgttatggaggttaaactatatggaaggaatgtgcattttcccaggacgtgtgGAGTGTctattggagaaggggtaaaagaaatgcaaataaaacatggtacttcattaaaatcctaatagggctccaaaaggagccacaataggttgtgctttctttttcagatctgtgtgttttggagcaggagatgaaagtggaaagtaatcagaactctagtggaagtggaatgtttcccttttaagacactCTCTAaactgctaacagctttggatccaaaagcaagctagtaagcctctgtgtgtaaatgcaaattacctagctgatgggcacaaaggagctgcaaataacaaatacatctggtcagcaaacaagctactagaagactcagattatggcccttcaggaaagggaggtgaaaaaaacaagtcaagtctgaaaataagggggacaggttaaccttaaggggtgtgtgtgtgtgtgtgtacagtgctaaaatctgaagctgtgtctcagctattacctgagaataaacttaaagcttggtacagcagagaaactattgcaaacttggtctgttgtacaagaggggaaactgaggtacaccatctcatgaatttcataaatgatcagtgagtgaggtaattcactagcctgactatagaacaaaataaggacagcctaggggtaattcttctgtttttcctgcaattagcaaggaaatttgtaaaagaaagtggtattattattaagcaataatctgtccccaccaggggggtggaaattgtttcttttgtttttcagacactctacaagcaagctggcgccagcggaagaataactcagaatctatggatctatgttttgtgttgtttgtctgtggtgtttgtcttgttgctagcattgttgtgttttaatgaacagaaaatctcatgatgtgggtgggggat
This genomic interval from Lepidochelys kempii isolate rLepKem1 chromosome 13, rLepKem1.hap2, whole genome shotgun sequence contains the following:
- the KHNYN gene encoding protein KHNYN isoform X1 → MGKTILTLLEEPGITGHTPNLYPLHALCSAQRPKPALQKRLKLRQAEVGAVAPGGTMEMGAAAMGALDEFAVPEEAQAAVTEQWPRIERLFGVELNVLGVLDARQAPPCAPMSARQSWLQLQGPQQDLQRAKEYIKGLCSPELSEKVCYPKDMQCVFVGAQGLFLDCLTKGTSANLVLLSPGSLLVSGLAEAFVMAQSRIQEFVEKYQKAPRLPEEQEALVKKAFRELVESHDDKHAIDLLILPTPLKEELLSLVRDIQEEVGEWTPRNRAWVPPGINWDQLQWWEAKATGGARPQGFFDLSRPPDQTRHQGSRSGIPGCPQDQEKLAEEASERPVLYKRSSKPIPGLDGSQQAQEDLMFPGTQDWMREVEERGPEESSQEEEEEQSAGALSSWTEKEFKIMLNFFKTMGYEERVVKKVLLECGVREAPSKILDRVQMEQASSSQQGHDPAPFQESRARETSSPPPPPPETTQDEHEYLLEVIKSAAANCGHSPSEIPAEIWTGAPLAGLLRRLNEKANHQEEAGVKTRLEDRGSCRDGEPALSNGKEYPQGQHHCEPGRKGGSPVHRGVRGPPPLPEGSDFPMDVTPVASPAWAAEESQPAEDVYPVPAGPVPMVTGAQRFKEAIRTPFKLILANTPGKKNLRRVIIDGSNVAMVHGLHQFFSCRGIALAVQYFWDRGHREVTVFVPQWRMEKVARVEERHFLTQLQDLSLLSLTPSRQVAGKRITSYDDRFMLRLAEETNGVIVTNDQLRDLMQESKKWTRIIKERLLQFTFVGNIFMVPDDPLGREGPTLDEFLQKPLRQKPPTCHSFAGHGAPFPAPSRPASQTEVLQLRDRKPPGERRQRRQPQEEKGEEAEVVRKPRETERLRQELLTIFTGQDQKVDFVLHREPCSRDLNKLSENLLSLNF
- the KHNYN gene encoding protein KHNYN isoform X3, with the protein product MRPGRPKTQASTTETFETQAEVGAVAPGGTMEMGAAAMGALDEFAVPEEAQAAVTEQWPRIERLFGVELNVLGVLDARQAPPCAPMSARQSWLQLQGPQQDLQRAKEYIKGLCSPELSEKVCYPKDMQCVFVGAQGLFLDCLTKGTSANLVLLSPGSLLVSGLAEAFVMAQSRIQEFVEKYQKAPRLPEEQEALVKKAFRELVESHDDKHAIDLLILPTPLKEELLSLVRDIQEEVGEWTPRNRAWVPPGINWDQLQWWEAKATGGARPQGFFDLSRPPDQTRHQGSRSGIPGCPQDQEKLAEEASERPVLYKRSSKPIPGLDGSQQAQEDLMFPGTQDWMREVEERGPEESSQEEEEEQSAGALSSWTEKEFKIMLNFFKTMGYEERVVKKVLLECGVREAPSKILDRVQMEQASSSQQGHDPAPFQESRARETSSPPPPPPETTQDEHEYLLEVIKSAAANCGHSPSEIPAEIWTGAPLAGLLRRLNEKANHQEEAGVKTRLEDRGSCRDGEPALSNGKEYPQGQHHCEPGRKGGSPVHRGVRGPPPLPEGSDFPMDVTPVASPAWAAEESQPAEDVYPVPAGPVPMVTGAQRFKEAIRTPFKLILANTPGKKNLRRVIIDGSNVAMVHGLHQFFSCRGIALAVQYFWDRGHREVTVFVPQWRMEKVARVEERHFLTQLQDLSLLSLTPSRQVAGKRITSYDDRFMLRLAEETNGVIVTNDQLRDLMQESKKWTRIIKERLLQFTFVGNIFMVPDDPLGREGPTLDEFLQKPLRQKPPTCHSFAGHGAPFPAPSRPASQTEVLQLRDRKPPGERRQRRQPQEEKGEEAEVVRKPRETERLRQELLTIFTGQDQKVDFVLHREPCSRDLNKLSENLLSLNF
- the KHNYN gene encoding protein KHNYN isoform X4 — protein: MGKTILTLLEEPGITGHTPNLYPLHALCSAQRPKPALQKRLKLRQAEVGAVAPGGTMEMGAAAMGALDEFAVPEEAQAAVTEQWPRIERLFGVELNVLGVLDARQAPPCAPMSARQSWLQLQGPQQDLQRAKEYIKGLCSPELSEKVCYPKDMQCVFVGAQGLFLDCLTKGTSANLVLLSPGSLLVSGLAEAFVMAQSRIQEFVEKYQKAPRLPEEQEALVKKAFRELVESHDDKHAIDLLILPTPLKEELLSLVRDIQEEVGEWTPRNRAWVPPGINWDQLQWWEAKATGGARPQGFFDLSRPPDQTRHQGSRSGIPGCPQDQEKLAEEASERPVLYKRSSKPIPGLDGSQQAQEDLMFPGTQDWMREVEERGPEESSQEEEEEQSAGALSSWTEKEFKIMLNFFKTMGYEERVVKKVLLECGVREAPSKILDRVQMEQASSSQQGHDPAPFQESRARETSSPPPPPPETTQDEHEYLLEVIKSAAANCGHSPSEIPAEIWTGAPLAGLLRRLNEKANHQEEAGVKTRLEDRGSCRDGEPALSNGKEYPQGQHHCEPGRKGGSPVHRGVRGPPPLPEGSDFPMDVTPVASPAWAAEESQPAEDVYPVPAGPVPMVTGAQRFKEAIRTPFKLILANTPGKKNLRRVIIDGSNVAMVHGLHQFFSCRGIALAVQYFWDRGHREVTVFVPQWRMEKVARVEERHFLTQLQDLSLLSLTPSRQVAGKRITSYDDRLLQFTFVGNIFMVPDDPLGREGPTLDEFLQKPLRQKPPTCHSFAGHGAPFPAPSRPASQTEVLQLRDRKPPGERRQRRQPQEEKGEEAEVVRKPRETERLRQELLTIFTGQDQKVDFVLHREPCSRDLNKLSENLLSLNF
- the KHNYN gene encoding protein KHNYN isoform X5, with amino-acid sequence MEMGAAAMGALDEFAVPEEAQAAVTEQWPRIERLFGVELNVLGVLDARQAPPCAPMSARQSWLQLQGPQQDLQRAKEYIKGLCSPELSEKVCYPKDMQCVFVGAQGLFLDCLTKGTSANLVLLSPGSLLVSGLAEAFVMAQSRIQEFVEKYQKAPRLPEEQEALVKKAFRELVESHDDKHAIDLLILPTPLKEELLSLVRDIQEEVGEWTPRNRAWVPPGINWDQLQWWEAKATGGARPQGFFDLSRPPDQTRHQGSRSGIPGCPQDQEKLAEEASERPVLYKRSSKPIPGLDGSQQAQEDLMFPGTQDWMREVEERGPEESSQEEEEEQSAGALSSWTEKEFKIMLNFFKTMGYEERVVKKVLLECGVREAPSKILDRVQMEQASSSQQGHDPAPFQESRARETSSPPPPPPETTQDEHEYLLEVIKSAAANCGHSPSEIPAEIWTGAPLAGLLRRLNEKANHQEEAGVKTRLEDRGSCRDGEPALSNGKEYPQGQHHCEPGRKGGSPVHRGVRGPPPLPEGSDFPMDVTPVASPAWAAEESQPAEDVYPVPAGPVPMVTGAQRFKEAIRTPFKLILANTPGKKNLRRVIIDGSNVAMVHGLHQFFSCRGIALAVQYFWDRGHREVTVFVPQWRMEKVARVEERHFLTQLQDLSLLSLTPSRQVAGKRITSYDDRFMLRLAEETNGVIVTNDQLRDLMQESKKWTRIIKERLLQFTFVGNIFMVPDDPLGREGPTLDEFLQKPLRQKPPTCHSFAGHGAPFPAPSRPASQTEVLQLRDRKPPGERRQRRQPQEEKGEEAEVVRKPRETERLRQELLTIFTGQDQKVDFVLHREPCSRDLNKLSENLLSLNF
- the KHNYN gene encoding protein KHNYN isoform X2 codes for the protein MRPGQRPKTQASTTETFETQAEVGAVAPGGTMEMGAAAMGALDEFAVPEEAQAAVTEQWPRIERLFGVELNVLGVLDARQAPPCAPMSARQSWLQLQGPQQDLQRAKEYIKGLCSPELSEKVCYPKDMQCVFVGAQGLFLDCLTKGTSANLVLLSPGSLLVSGLAEAFVMAQSRIQEFVEKYQKAPRLPEEQEALVKKAFRELVESHDDKHAIDLLILPTPLKEELLSLVRDIQEEVGEWTPRNRAWVPPGINWDQLQWWEAKATGGARPQGFFDLSRPPDQTRHQGSRSGIPGCPQDQEKLAEEASERPVLYKRSSKPIPGLDGSQQAQEDLMFPGTQDWMREVEERGPEESSQEEEEEQSAGALSSWTEKEFKIMLNFFKTMGYEERVVKKVLLECGVREAPSKILDRVQMEQASSSQQGHDPAPFQESRARETSSPPPPPPETTQDEHEYLLEVIKSAAANCGHSPSEIPAEIWTGAPLAGLLRRLNEKANHQEEAGVKTRLEDRGSCRDGEPALSNGKEYPQGQHHCEPGRKGGSPVHRGVRGPPPLPEGSDFPMDVTPVASPAWAAEESQPAEDVYPVPAGPVPMVTGAQRFKEAIRTPFKLILANTPGKKNLRRVIIDGSNVAMVHGLHQFFSCRGIALAVQYFWDRGHREVTVFVPQWRMEKVARVEERHFLTQLQDLSLLSLTPSRQVAGKRITSYDDRFMLRLAEETNGVIVTNDQLRDLMQESKKWTRIIKERLLQFTFVGNIFMVPDDPLGREGPTLDEFLQKPLRQKPPTCHSFAGHGAPFPAPSRPASQTEVLQLRDRKPPGERRQRRQPQEEKGEEAEVVRKPRETERLRQELLTIFTGQDQKVDFVLHREPCSRDLNKLSENLLSLNF